A stretch of Ranitomeya variabilis isolate aRanVar5 chromosome 3, aRanVar5.hap1, whole genome shotgun sequence DNA encodes these proteins:
- the LOC143816202 gene encoding uncharacterized protein LOC143816202 — protein sequence MSSCLLFAAICSIDNNFCKQFLQASSSEGEGSQREQRARGQGVASGRRVSQRDQGDTGFDVDLLISSIQERGPLWDSRDPRHMDQVVLRRLWVEVAKSLWDGFDSASNTDKSNFVKKLRTRWRSMKDRFNKGIRAEEEQARSGAAASKSVPYKYNRALQFLRPILGRRQTHSSTLERARPAGADLHESPSDPSQPSHSDSRLAPPSGEPAAGPSGVPLPEASGAPSFGNSRQRQRASDRPAMPEFLHLSTVFQNCFKALSDKMDTRLSNIDRRLETMESELSSPAKHFFSTIAKGMVEHLTPELQISVMQACNTAYVRALQQARVMQSATMPVVPSLASMTPTPAAEPLQPPHRGPYAERRHHRHHSIVPPTPAPARPLSSRSRHSGAAAAGEKKRKRTHSEAHTEALAAPIQTPSTHRGSSHSRSSQSQPRSWQRLVLPPPSPTDVAVSPVYPAEGLDLPSSLLDSDSASSSSPRSQPPETYHSPLVAEVDTP from the exons atgtccagttgcttactattcgctgccatttgtagcattgacaataatttttgtaaacaatttttacaggcttcttcaagtgagggggaaggcagtcagcgggagcagagagctcggggccaaggtgtggcgtcaggccggcga gtttcacaacgggaccaaggagatacCGGAtttgatgtggacctcctgatctccagcatccaggagcgtggcccgttgtgggacagccgtgacccccggcacatggaccaggtggtgttgaggcgtttgtgggtagaggtggcaaagtcgctgtgggatggctttgacagcgcttcaaacacggacaaaagcaactttg ttaaaaagttgaggaccagatggcgatccatgaaggaccgtttcaataaggggatccgtgctgaggaggagcaagctcgcagtggtgctgctgcgtccaagtcggtgccctacaaatataacagggcactacagttcctaagaccaatccttggccgccgaca gacacacagcagcaccctcgagcgagctcgccccgcaggagcggaccttcatgaatcgccatctgacccgtcacagccctcccacagcgacagcaggcttgcaccaccatctggagaaccggcagccggtccatcaggtgttcccctgcccgaggcctctggcgcaccttcgttcgggaattcccgacagcgccagcgggcctcggacaggccagccatgcccgaatttttgcatttgagcacggttttccagaactgtttcaaggcgttgagcgataaaatggacactcgtctgtccaatatcgaccggcgccttgaaactatggaatccgagctctcgagtccggccaaacatttttttagtaccattgctaagggcatggtggaacaccttacgccggaactccagatttcggtgatgcaggcctgcaacactgcctacgtgagggctctgcagcaggctcgggtcatgcagtcagcgacaatgcccgtagtgccgtcgctggctagcatgactccgactcctgctgcagagccactccagccaccccaccgaggtccatatgccgagcgacgccaccacaggcaccatagcattgtgccgccgactcctgctcctgccaggcccttatcctcccgtagccgtcattcTGGGGCAGCTGCCGCGGGAGAGAAAAAAAGGAAGAGGACACACAGTGAGGCacacactgaggctctggctgctccaatacagacACCAAGTACGCACCGgggctctagccacagcaggagcagccagagccaaccaagaagctggcaaaggcttgtgttgcctcctccctcccctacagatgtggcggtttccccagtataccctgcggagggtttggacctcCCATCTAGCCTACTGGACTCTGACTCagcatcctcttcctctccccgttcccaaccaccagagacataccattcaccgctggtagcggaggttgataccccctaa